The sequence AGGTCAACGTGATTGCGCCGCACTTTGGTGAAGAGCCATGCGTACAGGGAATTAACGGAAGCGGATCCGTGTTCTTCTCCGGATGTAATCTGCGATGTGTATTTTGTCAAAACCACGTGAGCTTTGTGTTCAGTCACTATTGCAGATCGGAGATGGGTGGGCATATTGGCTAATTTATTGCCGTTTCCGGGCAGGACATCGCGCATCAGCGGAACGGCTTCGATTTGACCCCTGAGGAGCTTGCGGAGTGGTATATGAAGCTGCAGGATGTTGGTAACGTTCATAATATCAATCTTATTACACCGGAACACGTTGTTCCCCAGGTTGTCCTATCTATTCTCCATGCACGGGACTTGGGCCTGAAACTACCCATACTCTACAATACTTCCGCATTCGATTCCCGCGAATCCCTCGAACTCCTAGATGGTCTGGTCGATATATACTTACCAGACTTCAAAGTTTGGAAAAGCAGCTCCTCGAAAAGATTATTAAAGGCAGATAACTACACTGAGACAGCGATGGAAAGTATAAAGGCTATGTATGCCCAGGTTGGCGATCTATGCTTCACAGCTGACGGTATCGCAAAGAGTGGCGTACTGGTTAGACATCTCGTTATGCCTGGGATGGAAGAGGAGGGAAAGGAAATTATGCGCTGGTTAGCACAGAACGTTTCAAAAGATATCTATGTGCATATTATGGAGCAGTATCACCCAGACGCGCACGTTGGGAAACCGCGACGTGCCACAGGAAATAAAAACAATGAGAAGCAACAGATCCGATATGCCGATATAAACCGGCATGTCGAGGTGCAGGAAGTTGGAGCCGTTCAAAGTGCGGCGAGGGCAGCAGGGCTGTGGAGGCTCTGTGAGCCTGCTGAGCATGGTGGTTTTCACCTCTAGGAGGGAGCAGATAGTTGCCTGATAAAACTCGCCGCCACCTGATATGCTGCGCATTACGCCAATACCCGATTCCTCGATCAAGGAGGCCAGTGAGAGAGAGGTAGGCGGTTGATATTGAGCGCTCAAGAGATGACTTCCATCAATTTCATATCCTCTACGGATTATGCATGAGAAGATTCAGACCCGTGAGAAAGACCGGCGTTTGAATAAATGTTGGATGAAATTGAGTTAGGCAAGTTTCGACAAGCTGTTCTTGACGGAACACAGTCGAAGCCTGATCGGCAGGCTGCAAGGCCAAGAAACAGGAGGGTGAAGTCGTTTTGAATACATAGGTTTTGACATGAAGTCCCCATTTGCTCTGGCAATCGACAAACGGCTTGTAGCTTGGAGCCTGGGCCCCAAGTGCGGATTACTGCAGCTAAAAGTGCCAATAGATGTGTTAAGTAGCCTTCAAAAGATAGGTTCTCACATATGTAACTAGGGGTATCCGGAGTCCTCGTATAAACATCAGCTATTAAAAATACTTTCCATCAAAGCGTGTCTGTGTTTGTGACTGTTTTATTCATAGTTTGCTTTGGGCCCATCCCACTCCGTAATGTGTGCGAATAGGGGTGTTGCTTTTAGTTCCGGTTGTAGTCCAAGAAAACAATCCAGCCTTCACATAGTTAGTTAAATACATCCGTTGGTGCATAATATGATGAGACACTGTCTTCTTCGCGTCGATTCAGGTTTACTCCGTATCGGCTAAGTTATCACGGAGAGGCCCTTCAATACATAGTTACAGTCATTCTCAACAGGTATTCTCCCGACTGGCAAGATGAAGCCGATAGTTGCGGTTCCGGCGACGCTATTACTCGTCTACCGCGCCTGGTCCAGAAAGTCTTTGACTCCACTGGGAATCATTTTTGCTACGCTCACAGCCATTGTACACTCATTTCATCCTTCACCGGCGCCGTTCGCATTCTTGGGGGTTTTCTATCTGGGCGGGACGTCCATGACAAAGGTTGGGGCTGGTTTCCAAACATGTAGCTCTCCGTCTCCGCTTGCAGGCAGAGAGTCGCTAACCGTAAATCTCTGATTTCCAGATAAAACACGATGTGAAAGCGAAATTGACAGTTTCGGCTTCCGGATCTGCCGGCGGCGAAGGCCCCAGAACACACATACAGGTCCTGGCGAACTCGGTGGTCGCCTCGATTCTAATTCTATTGCACACTTACCAGCTCTACCAGAATAGAGGGCACGGCCCCCAGTGCTTTGCTTACGGGGGAGATCTCTTGATGGTGGGGATTGTTGCGTGAGTCCCAATTTATGAATCATGCAGCCATAGGCCTTGTTTAACTACCCGACACCGATGAGCTGCAATACTTCTTGAGACCCTCCATTCACTTGATGGCACGCCGAGCTAAATGGTATCTTCCTTCGCTTTCAATAGGAACTACGCCGCCGTGGCCGCAGATACCTACTCGAGTGAACTCGGCATCCTCTCCAAGTCTCCGCCGCGACTGATAACTTCTCTCACGCTCCGCAAAGTACCTCGCGGAACAAATGGTGGCGTCACACTAGTTGGCCTTGGTGCTGGGGCTCTAGGAGCTTTCACAATTGCTATAACCTCCTTGTTATTGCTCCCCTTTTGCCCTTCGGGCTCTCTGCCGGAATTTACAAAAACCGGCTTCGATGGTGGTCGCGCGTGGGGTCCAAGGGAAAAGATAGCTTGGGTGGTCGCTGTGACTGTTTGGGGAACGCTAGGCAGTGTACTGGATAGCGTTCTGGGTGGCCTCTTGCAAGCCACGGTTGTCGACAAACGGTCGGGCAAGGTGGTGGAGGGAGAGGGCGGAAGCAAAGTAAGTGGAAATCACAGTGTCATATCCGAACACCATTTTTTGAAGATAGGGTGTGTTGTCATGCCGAACTGATTACCTTTCTAGGTCCTTGTTCATCCTGGAGCCGTGATTCCCACGGGACTCAACGACACACCTATTCGACAAGGCAGTCAATTACGAATAACTGAAGATATCGTCAATGCGGTTACGCCCCGACGGCTGAGGCATGAAATGAAAGTATCGGACCAATCTATCGGTGATCCGGCCGATGTCGAGCACGAAAGTAGGAAGATTGAAACAGGACATGATATTCTAGATAACAACGCTATTAACGTGCTAATGGCAGCAACCATGAGCGTGGGGGCAATGGCTGTCGCCGGCTATGTATGGGGTGTACCTTTTCAGAGCATGCTGCGTTGACGCAAAGTAATACTTTATGATAGTTCTTCTACGGTCGCCTGCCTTTGTTTGTGGAAATGCGTTGCTAAGTTTTAATCATGTATAAATCTGGATATGACGTTGGCCGCATGAAATAAAAATTCACAATATTTCGATAATCTCGCCCTTGATCAATTCTACGTGTATGCATTTTATTCCACGGATAGCCTCGCCTGGGTTGTCAAGGAGTTGGTGGCAGCTCAGCAGCAGGGACACACAGGCGTCTCGGTGGTCTCCTTCGAGTAACGCCAAAGTTCGACCCACGATAGTTATGCTGCTGGTCATAGTGTAGTTcttcaatatcttcttcatactCCATCAGCCACTGAATGAgatcctctccctctctaTATTTTCCAATACATGGTCTCGCATCCAGGAACGCCTTGGCGGCTTCCTGCCGTTGGCCTTGCAAATCTAGAATTCTTCCCTTCCAGTACAAGCACTTTGCATAAATTGGAATGTACTTTAGTTTCTCTGCCTTTTCCAGTGCTTCTTCCACAAGCACAGCCGCCTTGGCCGGGAATCTATGTGAAATTAGGCCTTTTACTCGCAAAGTGATAAGGTTGATATTGAGCTCGTAGCCTTGGTAAAGCGGATTATCATAGAGAAACTGAAATGGCGGATCTTCCTTTCTGACTTCTTCACCGCCGTCTGAAAGTGGAGGGCTGAAGCGAGTATGCGGAGGCCATACAGGGATATGAACAATTTCCGTTGATTTGTATTGCACGAAGAATTCTTCCAGCTTTGCTCGTCGTGCCTTTTCGACTTGTAGAGCTTCGGCGAGGCGGGCATTCGTCTCCTTCGCTTGTTCCCAGCGTTGCAGGGCCTGATCTCTTTCCGCCCGGATTGTGGATAGATTGTGTTTCAAACGCGAGCTAATTCTGAGAATATATTGATCCAAATTTGTTAAGCTAGAACGTAAGCTGCTAGGGAATGAAGGGGGCTGCTGCACATTCGTTTCTTGTCAGTACTATTTTTTATCTTCACAAAATCCTTTTCTCAACCCGAACCTGAGACCTTGCTTACCCATGTTCGCCCGAGGCCGTGAGGGAGAGAATCGACATCGCTATCACTATCATGACCACCATTCTCCTCGAATTTTGTAGGACTCCCCAACGATGAGGCAGTTCCCACAACACTACTAGTTGTATCATTTGGGAAGTTTTCATTCGCAACGATACCACCAAACGAGGAAACCCATTCTGACTCCATGTCCATCTGGCCATGGGAGCTCTGCAGGTTGGGAGAGAGAAGGGCTGTAGGATCAAGGCGAGGTTGCAAACCGACTGGCATTTTCGTTAATTCGTAGAAAGGTCACCTGACCTCTATATCAGACGTGTCTCCTCGGGAATCATGGCATCGACAAGTTTGGAAGAGACTCAGCGGAATCTTGATGAAGTCGGAGTTAAACCACTAAGGTAGGAAGCGGTTGTATCCATTTATGTACTTCAGGCGTCCTTTATTTCAGCCTCGCTTTGAAGCTTTTGTTTGAGCGCGAGTCACTCTTTATGAGGTCCGACCTCTTGAACCGACCAGCGTAGTCGAACAATGACGGGTGCATTTTTGAAAATCGGCCCACCGCGCGTATTGTGCTGAGCATTTATCAAAGAACAATAAAGAGTACCCGAAACATCAAGCAACCTGGTCTATTGAAGAATATGAGGAAGCTGATTAGGGAAATTATACCAAAAGGACGTTGAatcctttcttctttaagGACGGCAATCGGGATCCTCTTCTGCGGAAACTGGGACTAATACCAAGCATGAATATGACATATAAATCATCATAATTCCCCTGCAAAAGACACCCCACGTTTTCGGTCTATCATGCTAGGCCCAATATTGGCGTCGATGAAACCTAACCATGCACGAAACCTCGCATATTGATGCCGAAATGTGGGATAAGCAAGCGCAGCAATGGCCTTTAGCAGGAATCGGCATGTTCCAGGTACATTAAATTTCGGGCCTTTGGCGCATGGACCTCAAACTTTCGACTTGACAGCTAATCAAAATCATTGCAAGGGGTTAGCTCAGTTCCAAATCCGACGGCAAGGAGCCTGGAGCCTCGCGGCCCGACTCAGTTGATGAGTTCTTAACCGGACATGCACTCTGTTCACTTTGACTTCGGATCCTAGCATATCGCTCGCTCATCAGCATTCAGCGGTAAGCCTTGTTTGGGTTCTTCCAAGTCGTCTAGTCCTTTTGAACAAAGATACTTCAAGAGCTCTTCATAACCCATATTCACGAAAATCTATGGCATATCCTTTGCTCTGTGGAAGACTGAGTATCCAGGTTCAGAAAACCGGAAAATCGTCGAAATATCGACACCCGTTTGAAACTGCGAAGTTTCCCAGTCGACTACTGGACAAGGCCCACAATTCCGGACGAGGAATTGTAACACAATGATTATTCAACCTTGCCTGAATGGGAGCTGGGTCTTGAAGTGCCAACGCGCCTTGAATCCTCTCGCAGGTCGTGGATATTCCGGGATCAAGGTGGTGCAGATATCCAGATACTTTGGTCTGTTTGCATTGTTTACCTGCCTCTCGGAGTGGAGCCAATACAAACTTTCCAAACGCTGCAAACAACCCCACCCTATCCCGGCTGGCTAGTAAAGATTGGACAACAAACAATGCAAACTCAGCAAACTCCGCGAACATGCCGCAGAACAAACAAACCCCACGGCTGGCTCTCGTGTTGAGGCTGACCTGGACGACGCCCTTCAGCAATCGAGTGCGAGACGGCAAAGTTTGCCGTTTCCCAGAGGCCCGAATTGACGCTTGCGAGCATCCAAATTCAACTGCTTGGTAATATGTACGTCATGCTTGTGGGGCGTTCTGACAACCCGGTCCGTCGTACCTTTGCCGCTAGCCAGGGTTCGACTCCAGCCCTGGCTCAGTGGAGAACTCGAACACCCCCAGAAACTTGAAAGTCAATACACCAACCCACCTCTCAGTTCAAAGCAGAAGTCGAAACCACACAGGGTCACATCGGCAGAGCAGAAGCATGTTTCTCTGGTTGGTTGAGAACCTTGGATCCTTTCGAAGCTACCAGTCTGCATGGATGGATATACTCCGTCCAGGCTCAACCCTAACTGGCCATGACCCCTGACGTCAGGTATTTCTCCTCATCCCTCAATCGCGGGTGATATCGGTTGACCTGGAGTACCTCGACACCTTTGTACTATACGTACAATAGAGATGTGGATTAGGGAGTCCGTTACCGACTAGGCGGTGAAATACTTACGCAGTACTAGGGAATCCGTACGCAAAGTCCGATGTGCAATGCTCCCCACCGCAAGGTTGTCAGGAACGAGCTAAGGGACATATGTCGGCTAGAATGTCCTGATTCCAAACGATTCTTACAGGCTTCCTGCACTTCCAAAGGTTAAACTCCGCACCCATTGCTGTTCTGTTGCAGGCATATGCATATATAATCGACCCCCCCCTAGAGGTTGAAAGTCTCGGTCGGTTCCTAGCAATTGGATTCTGTGAAGTACTGCAGATATCGAGTCTACTTCCCTGACGGCTACGCGTCAATTATCATTTTGATTGCACACTTAAACTCGTGATAAATCTTACCGATCGATTCATCATGGGTCTCGCGATGGGAGGAGTCAATATCATCGACATCCGTCGCAATAACCTCAACAATTCGTTGGCTAAAGATGTCACTCGCGGGCTCGATCCAAAGAACGGTACCCAGCGGTCTTTGCCAACTTTGCTTCTGTACAATACCGAGGGACTTCGTTTGTTTGAAGAAATTACATACTTGGACGAATATTACTTAACAAATGCCGAGATCGAAGTCCTGACCACACATGCTGTCAGCATCGTGGAGCGGGTTCCCGAAAATTCACAACTGGTGGAGTTAGGCAGCGGGTTTGTCTTCTCTCACCTAATGCCAAAGCATCGCAAATCACCTTCGGTGTGCTCTCCTTGTAGCCGAAATTGTCTTTTGACCGAACTATAGGAATCTGCGAAAAGTCGAGATACTACTAAATGAGTTTGAACGGACAAAGAAACCAGTGGAATATTTAGCATTGGATGTTTCATTGGAAGAATTGAATCGCACTTTTGCAGAACTCCCGTCAAAAAGTTACCAATATGTCAAATGCAGCGGGCTCCTAGGTACATATGACGATGCGCTATCCTGGCTCAAACGTTCTGAGAACAGGCGCAAGCCGACGTGGGTAATGTCGATGGGCTCTTCCATCGGCAATTTTACCCGGTCCGAGGCGGCGCAGTTTCTGGGTGGCTTTGCGAGAACGTTAGGAGCGGACGACGCTTTACTGGTCGGGCTTGATTCCTGTAAGGATCCCCAGAAGGTCTTTCGCGCTTACAATGATAGTAAGAATGTAACACGGGAATTCTACCTTAACGGGTTGGCAAACGCAAATTCTATCCTCGGGTTTGAGGCATTCAAACGCGAGGACTGGGATGTTGCTGGAATATACGATGAAGTGGATGGTTGTCATAAAGCATATTACACTCCTACGAGAGATGTCACTATTGAGGCGTGGTCTTTTACGAAAGGAGAACGAATCTTCTTCGAGCAAGCCTTTAAGTACGCGGAAAAGGAATACCAGGCTCTGTGGCAGCAGGCGGGCCTTACGTCGACAGCCCGGTTTACAAGCAGCACAGGCGATCACAGTGAGTTATAATTCCACTCTCCATTTCTCACGGGTTTAGA is a genomic window of Coccidioides posadasii str. Silveira chromosome 3, complete sequence containing:
- a CDS encoding uncharacterized protein (EggNog:ENOG410PHTW~COG:S~BUSCO:8953at33183), whose protein sequence is MFTLRSLAQRTPKPGLDSIIRATARQTRGVHLAPPFLLDSYIPRYHLLSSADASKKRSLAHTHLANCNLCPRLCGVNRYERTGHCLIGAEKVKVNVIAPHFGEEPCVQGINGSGSVFFSGCNLRCVFCQNHDIAHQRNGFDLTPEELAEWYMKLQDVGNVHNINLITPEHVVPQVVLSILHARDLGLKLPILYNTSAFDSRESLELLDGLVDIYLPDFKVWKSSSSKRLLKADNYTETAMESIKAMYAQVGDLCFTADGIAKSGVLVRHLVMPGMEEEGKEIMRWLAQNVSKDIYVHIMEQYHPDAHVGKPRRATGNKNNEKQQIRYADINRHVEVQEVGAVQSAARAAGLWRLCEPAEHGGFHL
- a CDS encoding uncharacterized protein (EggNog:ENOG410PFG3~COG:S~TransMembrane:3 (n4-14c19/20o29-55i173-196o224-248i)~BUSCO:11109at33183); this encodes MKPIVAVPATLLLVYRAWSRKSLTPLGIIFATLTAIVHSFHPSPAPFAFLGVFYLGGTSMTKIKHDVKAKLTVSASGSAGGEGPRTHIQVLANSVVASILILLHTYQLYQNRGHGPQCFAYGGDLLMVGIVANYAAVAADTYSSELGILSKSPPRLITSLTLRKVPRGTNGGVTLVGLGAGALGAFTIAITSLLLLPFCPSGSLPEFTKTGFDGGRAWGPREKIAWVVAVTVWGTLGSVLDSVLGGLLQATVVDKRSGKVVEGEGGSKVSGNHSVISEHHFLKIGCVVMPN
- a CDS encoding uncharacterized protein (EggNog:ENOG410Q5DI); the encoded protein is MPVGLQPRLDPTALLSPNLQSSHGQMDMESEWVSSFGGIVANENFPNDTTSSVVGTASSLGSPTKFEENGGHDSDSDVDSLPHGLGRTWQPPSFPSSLRSSLTNLDQYILRISSRLKHNLSTIRAERDQALQRWEQAKETNARLAEALQVEKARRAKLEEFFVQYKSTEIVHIPVWPPHTRFSPPLSDGGEEVRKEDPPFQFLYDNPLYQGYELNINLITLRVKGLISHRFPAKAAVLVEEALEKAEKLKYIPIYAKCLYWKGRILDLQGQRQEAAKAFLDARPCIGKYREGEDLIQWLMEYEEDIEELHYDQQHNYRGSNFGVTRRRPPRRLCVPAAELPPTP
- a CDS encoding uncharacterized protein (EggNog:ENOG410PFG3~COG:S~TransMembrane:4 (n4-14c19/20o29-55i173-196o224-248i342-363o)~BUSCO:11109at33183); translation: MKPIVAVPATLLLVYRAWSRKSLTPLGIIFATLTAIVHSFHPSPAPFAFLGVFYLGGTSMTKIKHDVKAKLTVSASGSAGGEGPRTHIQVLANSVVASILILLHTYQLYQNRGHGPQCFAYGGDLLMVGIVANYAAVAADTYSSELGILSKSPPRLITSLTLRKVPRGTNGGVTLVGLGAGALGAFTIAITSLLLLPFCPSGSLPEFTKTGFDGGRAWGPREKIAWVVAVTVWGTLGSVLDSVLGGLLQATVVDKRSGKVVEGEGGSKVLVHPGAVIPTGLNDTPIRQGSQLRITEDIVNAVTPRRLRHEMKVSDQSIGDPADVEHESRKIETGHDILDNNAINVLMAATMSVGAMAVAGYVWGVPFQSMLR